TTTGTTCCGGGTTGGCTAATTCCATGCACGTCACAGCCAACCAGTTGCACGTATTGGTCTCTATGTCTGTGCCAATCTTACCAGTGATGTCAGGAATGCCAAAGCAATCAAGGAAATCATTTTGCATTTGATAGAAATTACCTAACTCAATTGCAATGGCTTCACATTCGCTGAACATTTTTTGGTCTTTAACGCTAAAAATgaagattattaaaatatttttggttctattatagaaaatatttctgcTTGCTCACTTTGCCAAATGTAAAGCCACAGCCATGGGTAAATAGAAAAAGTAGCTGGCAGTTTTATTCTTTACAATATCATTGTACATGTTCCTAGTGAAAGTGCTCACGCTCCTTCGACCAACAAGCATATCCATTGTCTGCCCagatataaatttaaaagtactTTGGCGAAATAATTCGACCAGATCAACATAGCAGTCCAAGTGACGGAAATGTTTTTTGAGTAGTTCATAGATGCCATTTTCAATCATGAACGCGTCGTTTACAGCATTGAGACCTACGTCCTCTAATTTATACCAACACAACTGGCCCCGACGTGTGGTGCTGTTGTCCACGATATCATCAGTGATGACGATGACAGAGTGAAGCTGCGAAATACAAacaattgtattattatatacatatctacatatgtaagtCTAAGTCAACAATATGATTGTGAAAGTAGTGAAATGTCTACCAGTTCAAGGCACCAGCCAAGCAAATGCGCCAATCTTAAGTTTTCCTCAGTGAGTTGATCGcctttcattaaatatttgtacGTCAAAACGGCAATTACACTGTTTTTCATATTGGTTAGTGACAAATTGTACTGCAAAGCCTGTGacatataaagttttttttttttttttatcagtgtttaactttgaaataagTTTAGAAAATCAGTATTCACTACCTTCTCGAACCAGTCTGCCGCCACTTTGCTTTCGTATCTATTGACAAACTCCGTAAGCTCGCTTACAACATCTGTAAATGAATTGAGACTCCTTAGAAATGAGGAAAGGAATGAAATGTAATATGGAATGCAAACGGAATGAATTTCTACCATAAAAGGGCacctcacaaaaacaaaaagaaaatttggccCTCTTCCTAAGAGGATTAAATGAGAAGTTTAACTTaaggttacatgggtttcgtggattcaaaaaatcgatatattttttttagcttattaatttctacaacatctcaagaatattatcctaaatttttaagtcgatccgaataatattgtagtttcggagatacagcctttggaatgcgCGCGCTCCAAggcacttttattgttactcaaaatttcaaacgcgtttttctcggaaccgtgttttcaaagtcggttgtcaaatgttctcgaaaactactcaaccgatcttgatgaaattttacacaggtgttcgagatacaatttactcgagCTTGggcgaaggattttgttttttttttttcaattacaactatttaaaaaaaacaaaatgtcaagcaaatttgaccgaaattttcatttttttagaaatatgtctgccaaaatttcaatttttactttttttctttccttcgttaaGTGcaagtttatggtcttaactaaaacacttatttttgtttttttcatttttgatgatcctttcagaagttatgctgacaacgcggacgcacctttttttcgaggggtcaccggaaaagACGTCACAAtagaggagttttaattttttttttttttaaattgaaaatgtgaaattattctttaaatatgtatctataagacagaaaaaagtttaaattaaataaataattttgtacatagaaaaaaaaatattgaaaatatccctttttttacccgacgaaacccatgtaacctcTTAAACGAGAGTTGTTGAATAGAGATGAATggcaatgaaatatttaaaagcgAATTTTATTCCACCACTCAAAGTGACAGCTACTGGAATAATAAACgaactgttttttttacatatttccacATAATTACCTGGATAGACAGCGATAAATTCACGAATCTCATTTTTCCCCATAGCCAAGGGCACAGAAAGATttccaattgttgacgaagtACTCgtactaaaaattaatcaaaaataaaatataaatcataATCAATGTTcgcaaagaaattttaattttaacagatTTACTGAATTTCTACATAGTCACTCCTTGGAGGACCCACAGTATTTTCGGTACATTTAAAGGAGCAAACCTTATTTCTCTCACGTATAACTTTTTGTTATTGTGGTCCTATCTTTGGACTGTAACATCTAGGTTTCAGATCAGTGAAACTCAATTTAGTAGTAAATTACTTGAAAAGACCGAGCAAAAACTGAATTTTCGTAATAGATTTAAATAGGaaattttttcctatttctaTACTAAAAAACAACATAGCTGATGAATTTTTTACGCagttgaaaagttttaaatttcgatGCCTAACAATATCCTACCTCTCTTGGCCCGGTGCCAAAACAAAAGTAATCCATACGTGACGCAGAATACGCCAATCGTGTCGGTTGGATTCATTATTATTTGAGAAACAACTCTAAtgacataaaataaaacatttactcTCTGTCTAtgcttcttttattattttcgttcATTTTCAAGTATAAGAACTTGGTTGGATGCATTTCTGTTCAAGCTGTTAATTTGCAGAACATCTAACAGTGCAGTTACATGAATGTAAGAAGGTTTGTTCGCCTTGATGGCTCgaaattgcatacatatgtaggtttatatgtacataagtagtaAATCCTTCgtgatacatattttattatttttatattgtataattttttcgtttacCATTTACTTACCACATAGTTCTACTAAGATTTTGCTCGCGTGCCTCCTGAATAGTCAATTGATTGGTGCGATGCTTTCCGACTCCGAGCATAGAAGTGCGATATTGCGATGCGCTCCTGGGAAAATCAGTTTTGCTTTTGGTTGTGCTAGCGCTTGAGAAAACTCGTGCAACTATTCGCGAATGCATTCGTGGCCATTCTCGCATCGATAAAAGCATTTTGGTAGTCTGATTCTACAAAGTAATAAAGCTAATAAATTACTTAGTTGCTGTGTAGTTGAGATATTCGtgggaattaatttttataatgagAATTGGATCATttcgtgtatatttttatttctgttttttttttttgtatttgcattcCGACTTGCATATTGTTCACAAATGTTGCttcgaaaaattatttctgTTAGAAATCTAGCGAACAGATGGCGCtacatttgaaatatttgaaaacaaatacaGATATCTGAGTTTATCTACTCAAAGTTACAGAGTCTAATTTgagatattttcgaaaatatttacaaccCTGATCGCAACGAGATATCAGGCAGGTGTTCAGGTATCTGAGTGGAATcggaatacttttttttatttttggttttaacgATGTTAAAATGTTGGTCAGGATTTAATGCCTTTCCTATAGAAATAATAATACTTAGaaaggaaattttaattatttttatggctATGAGGCCATGTCATCAACGGtcccattaaattttgtgtctGTTTCTCGCTGCCTCTGTTAGTTCACCAATTGTTTTGAGACCAGTCCACTCTTTAGTGCTGTCCGTCGTATTCACGCTAGATTTGAGAAGCGCCATCTAAAAGTGTTTACAAGTGTAGTTTGTATTACACCGTGTGACAAAAAGCAAAGAATTTCtagatttagaaaaattaataaagttgcAAATCGAGTGGCCAAATACAGACACGAAACGGGCGGCTTATTCAACACCGAAAGGGACCTTTTCGGGGGCAGTGTCTTTTGCGTTAACACAGGAAACAGCAATTCTTTTGAGTAAGCCAGTGCAGAAAGTCCAACGGGTTGAAGAGCCTACCTCCCTAGAAGAAACAATatggagaaaaaggaaaagtcATTTGAATGGTCCTGAGTGAAAGTTGCTGGAGGAAGACCATCAAAAACTGAAAGGACGATTGAAAATCCTATGGCCAAGGCACAGTGTTTGTAATTATGTATGCCAGAGCAGTCCATTTCTCTGATTCACTTCACTAGTGGAGtagtttaaatttgtttgctgtGCGTATTTTAATCTAACTAAGTAACAGAGTCTCAGTATGGCACTGTGGTGAGAATGACTAAAAGAAAACAACAGCTGGCAATAAAGTATCGTACAAcgcaaaacaataacaatacgaAAGCTGTAatagaaaatattcaaaagctGCAACAAGAAATAGCTTATAAATGTGTATTTGTGACGTCCAGTTCCGCACGCTATACTAAAAATGACGAAATCACACCAGACCTTAACagttaacaatttaaaaactctctaccaaaatattattgaataaattttaaaatagtttcaaaACGTTTTAAGCTTTCTTCTTATTATGTTCCACACTGGACCTCTACTCATActcaaacctacaaataaacTAGAAGATTTGACGGCAATGCtcaaattattgtattattactaatatatattccataaaatagaTTAAAAGCTTCCCAGTATCCCCCCTCTACCACCCATTTACCATGGTTTCTTAAGAAACCCTGGTAACAGGTGCTTAATAGCTAAGTTCCTACCGCCTAAGgtttgaacaaaaaatgtgaCTAGACATTTTATCAATCTTAAgggcgatccggccgctcgtatacctgctcgacgcttactcacaatttcttctgtaactccaaaaaatatttcaaatttgcttctgaaagttggaggacacattcttggatagtttggaaagacatttatgcaaaaaaaactcgattttttgaagccactaaagcaggctccccccttaagacaAACCCGACATTCCGTGTCAATAGACAAACCTCTTCGCGGCATGCGGAATAACACTCTGTTAGGCAACCAGTAAGTAGCCTGATGCTACCTAATAATTTGATGTCCTTTCTGCCGAGCGAGCAATCAGAAACCGCTTCCGCGTTGGATTTACCACTCAGTTACGACGCCCATGGCTAATGCTTTTTTCCAGTTCGAGAGAGAACTCGTTGCCTACAATGCCACTGTGATGTGAGTAACCAGCCCAACACTActgtatgtatttttgccacAAACTGAAGGAGGTTATATCACTAAATAACGAGCTTAGATGGACCTTTCTCAAGATTCAGGCTGGTGCTGAATGAGAGAACTAGCATCTCAACCTGAAGCAAGTTAGACCACATGCCCATCTCGATGGAAAGCTTGATGCTAAACTTAAAGGACCTGCCCCAACTCCTGATTCATTCTTCATTTGGCTGTGCTTCATTGTCCTTACGCAGGTATCTGAAGTCAAGAGGACGGGCGACCTCTGGGCGAAGAATAGTGCTTGGTGAATATAGGCACAAATAAATCTCCTAATTCAATGTGTCAGAAATTAAACTAAGTTTACAACACACGAATTTTCCACGGAATAATTGTTTGCATTTCACAGTTTCGTTTGATGTTGCTGCTACCGGTAGGGAAATGTGAGCGGGAGAGTCCTTAGAACGACACGGCGCGGCAACTTCTCACTGATGGACTATGGCCGAGAGAGAGGCAGTTTATTTATCTATAGTATGGCTGTCTTTTGTAGTACTTTCCGCTTCCTTACTAAAGTAGTACTGAATGGGCGATCTCACCctaaatattttccatacattttttgctaaaaatctaTGTCTGACCAAAATTTTTTCTGTAGTTCAATTGTAGATATGGtacataaaacaataaaaaaatgtttctaatactATTCACACCTTGTTTACGTTTAAGTTTGTTGCCCAAATGCAAGATCACGGCGACTTATCCGCTTTATGATGATGGCGAgtattttttaatccttttaCTTGAACGGTTTTTAGCCAAAATTTCAACTCAATTTCACTATCACTTATcccgttttcatttattttgccaATGTTTTATCggtttttttccttaatttttaaaagtataaaccCCGCAAATGTGTAATGCACCGAAAGCAATTATTACTGCGAAAATATGAAACTTGCCCGCTTTAAAATAAAGTCAAGCTCAAGTCCATGCCATACGCGCAATCGAGTGGCAGCAGCGGCAAAAGTTTGTTTTCAAGCATGAGCTTCAAACTGAATTAGTATTCAATAATTTTCCTATAGTTAGATGCCTCAAGATAAATACATTTTACAATCATAGATTTCCACACCGATAGCAGTTAGAGACTGCACTACATTGGCTTGTGCAAAAGTATTGGACTCGTTTATTAAAGAAGGAATGCCAATGCgacaattaaatcaaataattaataaatacttacttttaTAATCCTACTtacgtatatatgcatgtattagtCTCTTAGTTGTTTAGATACATtttatgactttcactttgttttaagtttcttttttaAGGCAAACCAATCTAAGCTTGAAGCCATTTTAGTACGAATACTCGattggaaaatttcatcaaCTTAACAGGTTTGATAATCGGTTAAAATACtgctttaattttctttcaattacaAGTCAACATAAAATTCtttacaaaacaattaaaatactcgtttataaataattaataacataAATTACTATTTAACTGCATTTCATTGTTTACCGGTcaactgacttaaaaaaaaaaacaaaaaaagcaaactgCAATgggataataaaaatatttactttgtcaCAGGTAAAATAAGTGGCTGTATAAATGTACGATTTAGTTATTTCCTTTCTATTTAAgttcattttttaaatcaatggtAGGCATTTCTAGTAACGCTTCACGTAGCGCAGTTACCGTAACTGTTAGGTTTATTTTTCGTAATTAACTTAGACGTTGGGCATATCAAACCCTTCGTAGGATTTCTAAAGATTtgataaaactttaaatatttcgaaaattctgTTTACGGTTTGTAGCGTTGCTTTATATGAAATttgttgtatgtatttttataaaacgaaaCATAATggggtttttataattttgcaacggggtgtgtatgagaagaaatcgtagaggcacgaattaatatatttttaaggatTAATTGACATATGAACAAACCCACGGAAATCGAAATTTTATAATGCATTATGAGTGCAATTTGCATACGAAATTTGTAGTTcggttaaatttttccaaaacttttaagggggtggtagggtttagcgctaaaaaaacacttttttttttgaattttttacagaaatatggcttaagatactttaataaaatcagttgcatgttattgtacatcttttcaataagtttttaaaaaatattaataataaaatattgacaaataagcccatgacagagtttttttggagatatgtttttcgagaggtgctctgcggtgccaatcggcattcgtcgtagaatcatctgaaactaaaaaagtcgaatttttcagttaaagtatgacgtaatgctcccccccccccccgacattccccccccccccccccccaccattaataaattttttttttttcatttttgtagttttggtggcaaaaaaaacgtaaaacgagcatttttggcgaaaaatttcgccatatttgtaagtgaaaaacaaccttaaaaaaaaataaaaaaaacagtggcggggagatatttttgatttagaaaacgtgtgccaaatttgaaaagaatcggttgaatagtttcggagttgtgattggcaccgacttttaagaagtcgtttcgggaaaaacgcgtttgaaaaaatgactctgaaaaattatcgatgctccgcattcgaggtagagtgcctacaaaggctataactttgaaaGTTCTGCTccaatccacttaaaattttgacacaacattcttgaaatgatttactataagatgagtgaagaaaaaaaatttcgattttgtgaccctaccccccttCTGCTTAAAGCTGATATCTTCTACTAGATTTTTGGAAAtcctttttttgttgaaataccGTATATTTAAGGGGCAAAACCACTGTGTACGCGTGAAAGTTAAGTGATTagtgattttcatgaatttttttttataagtagggatgaGTATTTGAGGATctgacaaattataatttatttaacatatattcaactatactgacacaaatttttattaaaaaatattaaaaattacaattgttattaatattaatgcaatgacgtcataaaaaactgatgcaccctggtggccacgatacagccaggtttgaaaaatgagtttgtgtttttacccttttcttgttttcgaaaggcttgaaaaaatattaatttttggaatttttaaaaacggctttgtacgactgtagccaatacaggtacaaaaattaaaagaaaacattgAAATCGATTCATAAGCTTTCGAGAAATTGAGGCCACCCTGTTCAGAAAAGTCGTTGTgagaaaaacgcttttaaagttttcattggccgttgtaactcactacctgcacttattgtattgggtataacttcgtcagttttcaagattttatatatatattatatctgctttaagaaaatgcaaaaaaaaatgatttttttgaaaaatcacagcgGTGCTCCCACctagcatttttaaaaataatcgtgAGATTGAAGCATAGCGAAGTTGCCCAATTTTTATGTATATCCCAATTTTTGGCGCAAAGATGGGCAGAATGGTTTTTATCTGGTACCAAAAAGTTACACATTCATCTTGCCTGAGCTGCAAAGTCTCACTTCATTataaagggctttccaataagaggtgttattttgataaaagatcaatggtttcgttgcttgtgtggcacatagcgccgtctagttgaaaataaacgttgtccagatcaataccatccaattccggccataaaaaatcgttaatcatctctcgatagcgcaattcattcaccgtaactgttgctccagcttcattttcgaaaaagtaaggtccaatgactccgccggactatAAACCGGGCCAaatagtcacacgttgaggatagagaggcttttcaacgataactcttggattttctgagccccagatccaacaattttgcttgttgacaaagccaccgaggtggaaatgggcctcatcactcaagatgatttttcgatggaatttcggatgattttcaatcatttcaacgacccaatcagcaaagatacgacattgttgatgatcggccaaCCCAAGCCGGCTTATGTTAACTGGACttcataagccttaagacccaaatctttatgcaaaatacggtgtaatgacgtttgtggagtgcctaattccaaagaacgacgagaaatggacaaacctgggttttcttcaacactttcggctacaacagcagtATTTCCGGCTGTTcatgagcgacgtgcacggattttattcttcacatgaCTAACTTGtctcaacagctcgaatttttttaccaatttctgtattgcggtccgacaaggtgcttcacgatgacccaaaaatgttcgatacGGTTCGTTCTCTGCCAAATGTTCACcattgttatagta
The sequence above is drawn from the Anastrepha obliqua isolate idAnaObli1 chromosome 4, idAnaObli1_1.0, whole genome shotgun sequence genome and encodes:
- the LOC129244513 gene encoding farnesyl pyrophosphate synthase-like; translation: MLLSMREWPRMHSRIVARVFSSASTTKSKTDFPRSASQYRTSMLGVGKHRTNQLTIQEAREQNLSRTMCTSTSSTIGNLSVPLAMGKNEIREFIAVYPDVVSELTEFVNRYESKVAADWFEKALQYNLSLTNMKNSVIAVLTYKYLMKGDQLTEENLRLAHLLGWCLELLHSVIVITDDIVDNSTTRRGQLCWYKLEDVGLNAVNDAFMIENGIYELLKKHFRHLDCYVDLVELFRQSTFKFISGQTMDMLVGRRSVSTFTRNMYNDIVKNKTASYFFYLPMAVALHLANVKDQKMFSECEAIAIELGNFYQMQNDFLDCFGIPDITGKIGTDIETNTCNWLAVTCMELANPEQKSLMEECYGQSDPQKIARVKQLYEELNIPSLYAKHEEETYNRIKTLIQQASDNVPREVLQEVLNTIYKREIK